A DNA window from Engystomops pustulosus chromosome 10, aEngPut4.maternal, whole genome shotgun sequence contains the following coding sequences:
- the MKRN2 gene encoding E3 ubiquitin-protein ligase makorin-2, protein MSTKHVTCRYFIHGVCREGNRCLFSHDLANSKPSNICRFFQKGQCAYGSRCRYDHVKTSSSPVVYYNQDVPAATVETPQASSSAVETPPVVTKSTPHRREKKSIVLRDRDLCGLSEEKGRANPDHGSNPCSDAQGGDQGAKPHSYLAAICTGLEEVETAAPYPEGPHQLCPYAAAGTCHYGESCVYIHGEVCEICSLQVLHPYDQEQRKSHEKMCMANFEHEMEKAFAFQASQDKVCSICMEVVYDKSSPSERRFGILSNCCHTYCLSCIRQWRCAKQFENPVIKSCPECRVISEFVIPSVYWVEDQSKKDELIEAFKQGMGKKACKYFDQGRGTCPFGGKCLYLHAYPDGTRADPEKPRKQLGSEGTVRFFNAVRLWDFIEDRENRSVPASDAEVSELGDLFMQLSGADQPDATTSN, encoded by the exons ATGAGCACCAAACACGTGACTTGCCG GTATTTTATACACGGAGTGTGCAGAGAAGGGAATCGCTGTTTGTTCTCACATGATTTGGCGAATAGTAAACCTTCTAACATTTGCCGCTTCTTCCAAAAAGGACAGTGCGCCTATGGATCCCGCTGCAG ATATGATCATGTTAAGACTTCCAGCTCTCCTGTTGTTTATTACAACCAAGATGTCCCAGCGGCTACAGTAGAGACCCCTCAAGCGTCATCCTCTGCAGTGGAAACCCCTCCAGTTGTCACCAAGAGCACCCCACACCGACGTGAGAAGAAGTCTATTGTTCTGAGAGATCGTG ATTTATGCGGATTATCTGAAGAAAAGGGCAGAGCCAATCCAGACCACGGCTCGAATCCTTGCAGTGATGCACAGGGTGGGGATCAGGGAGCAAAGCCACATTCTTACCTGGCAGCCATCTGCACTGGATTAGAAGAAGTGGAAACAGCCGCCCCTTACCCTGAAGGCCCACACCAGCTTTGTCCCTATGCAGCTGCAGGGACGTGTCACTATGGAGAAAGCTGTGTCTATATCCATGGAGAAGTGTGCGAGATCTGCAGCCTACAAGTACTTCATCCATATGACCAGGAACAGAGGAAATCCCATGAAAAG ATGTGTATGGCAAACTTTGAACACGAGATGGAAAAGGCCTTTGCTTTCCAGGCCAGTCAGGATAAAGTATGCAGTATCTGCATGGAGGTCGTGTACGACAAATCTTCTCCCTCTGAGCGGAGGTTTGGGATCCTGTCGAACTGCTGTCATACATATTGCCTCTCCTGTATCAGACAGTGGCGGTGTGCCAAACAGTTTGAGAATCCGGTTATCAA GTCATGTCCAGAATGTCGCGTCATATCGGAGTTTGTTATCCCCAGTGTATACTGGGTAGAGGATCAGTCCAAGAAGGATGAACTTATCGAGGCTTTTAAGCAAGGAATGGG TAAAAAAGCTTGCAAGTATTTTGATCAGGGACGTGGTACCTGCCCATTTGGGGGTAAGTGCCTGTACCTGCATGCGTATCCTGACGGAACCAGAGCAGATCCAGAAAAGCCACGGAAACAGCTGGGATCAGAAGGCACAGTGAGG TTCTTCAATGCAGTCAGGCTATGGGACTTTATCGAGGATCGGGAGAATCGCAGTGTCCCCGCTTCGGATGCAGAAGTATCGGAGCTCGGCGACCTGTTCATGCAATTGTCTGGAGCCGACCAGCCGGATGCAACGACTTCTAACTAA